A DNA window from Arachis hypogaea cultivar Tifrunner chromosome 18, arahy.Tifrunner.gnm2.J5K5, whole genome shotgun sequence contains the following coding sequences:
- the LOC112772054 gene encoding beta-hexosaminidase 2 has protein sequence MLIQSLLSSLLLLLLMLCLSSSTANVVATYHRSITKTVTTTNINVWPKPRNLTWGPPHQSTLLHPSFTITTTVNHHTNNHLSAAINRYINLIKTEHHRPLVPIATNLTKNLPPLSTLTITITNPSAPLHHGVDESYTLSIPWNASTATLSAPTTWGAMRGLETFSQLAWDTPTRVPVGVHVWDAPLFGHRGVMLDTARNYYPVRDIMRTIEALSMNKVNVFHWHITDSQSFPLLVPSEPGLADKGAYDSDMVYSPDDVRNIVEFGLDHGVRVLPEIDSPGHTGSWALAYPEIVTCANMFWFTPGSQILAAEPGTGHLNPLNPKTYQVMKNVIHDVTTLFPEPFYHAGADEVVPGCWKTDPTIQNYLSNGGTLNQILETFVNNTLPFIMSLNRTVIYWEDVLLSDSVHVSSTILPKENVILQTWNNGHKNTKRIVSSGYRAIVSSADFYYLDCGHGDFVGNNSAYDNQTGSDANNGGSWCGPFKTWQTIYNYDITYGLLEEEAKLVLGGEVALWSEQADGTVVDSRIWPRASAMAETLWSGNRDENGMKRYAEATDRLNEWRSRMVSRGIGAEPIQPLWCVRNPGMCNTLQPL, from the exons ATGCTTATTCAATCATTGCTCTCATcacttctacttctacttctaatGTTATGTCTATCTAGTAGTACTGCCAATGTAGTTGCAACGTATCACCGTAGCATAACAAAAACTGTTACAACCACTAACATCAACGTGTGGCCAAAACCAAGAAACCTCACATGGGGCCCACCTCATCAATCCACCCTCCTCCACCCTTCATTCACCATCACCACTACCGTCAACCACCACACCAACAACCACCTCTCTGCCGCAATCAACCGTTACATCAACCTCATCAAAACCGAACACCACCGTCCGCTTGTCCCCATAGCCACAAACCTCACCAAAAACCTCCCTCCGCTTTCCACCCTCACCATCACCATAACCAACCCCTCCGCCCCACTCCACCACGGCGTCGACGAGTCCTACACGCTCTCAATTCCTTGGAATGCCTCGACGGCAACGCTCTCAGCTCCCACAACATGGGGAGCCATGAGAGGCCTGGAGACATTCTCACAGCTGGCATGGGACACTCCCACACGTGTTCCTGTTGGGGTTCACGTGTGGGATGCCCCACTATTCGGTCATCGCGGTGTCATGCTTGACACCGCAAGGAACTACTATCCAGTGAGAGATATCATGAGGACAATTGAGGCCCTGAGCATGAACAAAGTGAATGTGTTCCATTGGCATATAACTGACTCCCAATCTTTCCCTCTTCTTGTGCCATCTGAGCCTGGGTTGGCTGATAAGGGTGCTTATGATAGTGACATGGTGTATTCGCCTGATGATGTTAGAAACATTGTGGAGTTTGGGCTTGACCATGGAGTTCGTGTTCTTCCTGAGATTGATTCACCTG GGCATACAGGATCTTGGGCTTTAGCATACCCTGAAATTGTAACATGTGCTAACATGTTCTGGTTCACCCCGGGATCCCAGATTCTGGCTGCAGAGCCAGGGACAGGGCATTTGAACCCTTTAAACCCAAAGACATACCAAGTTATGAAGAATGTAATCCATGACGTGACCACATTGTTCCCGGAACCTTTTTACCATGCCGGCGCCGATGAGGTAGTGCCAGGTTGTTGGAAAACCGATCCAACCATTCAGAACTACCTATCAAATGGTGGAACTCTTAACCAAATTCTTGAAACATTTGTCAACAACACTCTCCCTTTCATTATGTCTCTCAACCGGACCGTCATTTATTGGGAAGACGTTCTTCTGAGTGATTCAGTCCATGTTTCTTCAACTATTCTCCCTAAGGAGAATGTAATTTTGCAGACATGGAACAACGGACACAAAAACACCAAGAGGATAGTTTCGTCTGGATACAGAGCGATCGTGTCGTCAGCAGACTTCTATTACTTGGATTGTGGTCATGGTGACTTTGTTGGGAACAACAGTGCCTATGACAACCAAACCGGAAGCGATGCGAATAATGGTGGATCCTGGTGTGGACCATTTAAGACATGGCAAACAATATACAACTATGATATAACATATGGGTTGCTTGAAGAAGAAGCAAAGTTGGTTTTGGGTGGGGAAGTGGCATTGTGGTCAGAACAAGCTGATGGTACGGTTGTGGATTCGAGAATTTGGCCCAGAGCTTCTGCAATGGCTGAGACTTTGTGGTCCGGTAACCGCGACGAAAACGGTATGAAGAGGTATGCTGAGGCCACGGATAGGCTCAATGAATGGAGAAGCAGAATGGTAAGTAGAGGCATTGGTGCTGAGCCAATTCAACCACTTTGGTGTGTTAGGAACCCTGGCATGTGCAACACACTTCAACCATTGTAG